One window from the genome of Dioscorea cayenensis subsp. rotundata cultivar TDr96_F1 chromosome 3, TDr96_F1_v2_PseudoChromosome.rev07_lg8_w22 25.fasta, whole genome shotgun sequence encodes:
- the LOC120256632 gene encoding serine carboxypeptidase II-2-like, translating into MAMRMRSVQSLIFAILVLISVWRAGARSPFEVQEKERVVKLPGQPNVNFTHYSGYVTVNKESGRNLFFWFFEAVDKPEEKPLLLWLNGGPGCSSIAYGLAEEVGPFHVNPDGQSLYLNPYSWNQVANILFLDSPVGVGFSHANNSQDILNNGDARTANDSLIFLTKWLKRYPQYKGRDFFISGESYAGHYVPQLAQVIVRYNDATGDKSINLKGYMVGNALTDDYHDHFGVFQFMWSAGLISDQTYKNLNVRCDFQSFIHPSAECEKIIEVADKELGNIDPYSIFTPSCPANAVLSKNNLLKRLRLLGRLGEKYDPCTEKHSTIYFNLPHVQKALHVKPAFAPSKWETCSEIVNSNWKDSPSSMLPIYHELIKHGLRIWIFSGDTDAVIPVTGTRYNVDALKLPTVTPWHAWYNNGQVGGWTQVYQGLTFVTVRGAGHEVPLHRPKQALVLIKSFLAGSPMPTDPQIIDS; encoded by the exons ATGGCGATGAGAATGAGGAGCGTTCAATCCCTCATCTTTGCCATTCTTGTCTTGATTTCTGTATGGAGAGCTGGAGCGCGTTCTCCATTTGAGGTTCAAGAGAAGGAAAGGGTGGTCAAGCTGCCTGGCCAGCCCAATGTGAATTTTACTCATTATTCTGGGTATGTGACTGTCAACAAGGAGTCTGGGAGGAATctcttcttttggttctttgaGGCCGTTGATAAACCGGAGGAAAAACCCTTGCTTCTCTGGCTTAATGGAG GACCTGGGTGTTCTTCGATTGCTTACGGGTTGGCTGAGGAGGTAGGACCATTTCATGTGAATCCAGATGGACAAAGCCTCTATTTGAACCCATACTCCTGGAATCAAG TGGCCAATATCTTGTTTCTCGATTCACCTGTTGGTGTTGGATTTTCCCACGCAAACAATTCTCAAGATATTTTGAACAATGGGGATGCAAGAACTG CCAATGATTCCTTAATATTTCTGACAAAGTGGTTAAAGCGATATCCTCAATACAAGGGACGGGATTTTTTTATATCTGGAGAGAGCTATGCAG GACATTATGTTCCTCAGTTGGCTCAAGTTATTGTCAGATATAATGATGCAACAGGAGATAAATCAATTAACCTGAAAGGATATAtg GTGGGGAATGCTCTGACTGATGATTATCATGATCACTTTGGAGTTTTCCAATTTATGTGGTCTGCTGGATTAATATCAGACCAAACATACAAGAATCTGAATGTCCGCTGTGACTTCCAGTCATTTATCCATCCATCAGCGGAATGTGAAAAGATTATTGAGGTTGCTGATAAAGAGCTCGGGAACATAGATCCATATAGCATCTTTACTCCATCCTGCCCGGCAAATGCCGTGCTCTCAAAGAACAATTTACTGAAGAGACTCCGG TTACTTGGAAGATTGGGTGAAAAATATGACCCCTGCACTGAGAAACAttcaactatttattttaacctGCCTCATGTTCAGAAAGCACTTCATGTGAAGCCAGCATTTGCACCATCAAAATGGGAAACTTGCAG TGAGATTGTCAACTCAAATTGGAAGGACTCTCCAAGTTCCATGCTTCCTATTTACCATGAGCTTATAAAGCACGGGCTTCGCATTTGGATCTTCAG CGGAGATACAGATgcagtaattccagttacagGGACCCGATACAATGTTGATGCTTTAAAGCTTCCAACTGTGACTCCATGGCATGCTTGGTACAATAACGGACAG GTCGGTGGATGGACGCAAGTGTACCAAGGACTGACATTTGTGACGGTAAGGGGAGCCGGTCACGAAGTTCCATTGCATCGACCGAAACAAGCTCTTGTTCTCATCAAATCATTTCTGGCAGGCAGTCCAATGCCTACCGACCCGCAGATTATCGACTCGTGA